The nucleotide window GAACCACGCCCGCCTCATCACCGCCCTGGTCTTGATCGCCGGCAACCTCGCCGATGCGCAGGACGCCGTCGACGAAGCCTGTGCCCGGGCGCTCACTCGGCGGGCTGCGGTGGGCGCCATGGCCTCCCCGGCCGGGTGGACCTCCACATCCGCGTCGCGGCTGCTCGCCCGGCGGGCACTCCCGGTCGACATCCCCGGACCGGCCAGAGAGGTGTGGGAGGTCGTGAAGCTGCTGGCCCCCCGGCAGCGCACCGCCATCGTCCTGCGCTACGTGGCCAACCTCACCGAAGCGGACGTGGCCCACACGATGGGCACCACCCTG belongs to Actinomycetota bacterium and includes:
- a CDS encoding sigma factor-like helix-turn-helix DNA-binding protein, which produces MGTPAAGFEDWYRSNHARLITALVLIAGNLADAQDAVDEACARALTRRAAVGAMASPAGWTSTSASRLLARRALPVDIPGPAREVWEVVKLLAPRQRTAIVLRYVANLTEADVAHTMGTTLADARRTVARFLDDPSLEEVP